From Clostridium sp. SY8519:
AACTGTCAGTAATCGTGAATTGAATCCATGGTCGAGTTCTACAAAAAGGATCTGGTCCCGAAATACGATATTCCGGGGATTTGATCCGGCGGGCAGCACATGCTGCCCCCCATACATCTGAAACAGGCCGAAAGGCCTTCTTATATTGACAAGCAGGGCAATTCAGAGTAAACTGCGAGCACAGGTGCGAAACTTAAAAAAAATTTCAATTTCGGAAGTGACGGTATGAAATATATTGAAAGACCAGAATATATGCAGCGGCTTCTTGATCTTATGGGGACCCCGGATATCAAGATCATTACCGGAGTGCGCCGCAGCGGCAAGTCTGAATTGATGAAAGCTTATATCCGCAGAATCAGAGAGATGCAGCCAGAGGCCAACATTATCTTTGTGGATTTCTTTGACCTGAAATATGAAGGATTAAAGGAATATCATACTCTGTATGATTACATTGAAAGCCATTATGCGGCCGGAAAACAGAACTATGTATTCGTGGATGAAGTGCAGCTGTGCGATAGATTTGAACTTGCGATCAACAGCCTGCATTCTTCCCGGAAATATGATCTGTATATCACCGGTTCCAACGCGTTCCTTCTAAGCTCCGATCTGACGACGCTGTTTACAGGGCGCTATATTGAGATCCATGTTTTCCCGTTCAGCTTTGCGGAATTCTGCCGCTACTATGCAGAGGAACAGGACAAAGCAAAGCTCTTTGATGAATATGTGATCAAGGGCGGTCTGGCGGGCTCCTATGAATACCGTACGGAGAGAGATCGGACAAACTATATCAGAGACGTGTACGATACGATCATCAACCGGGATCTGGTCACGAAATATCATCTGCCGGACACAACGATGCTGGAGCATCTGGCAGAGTTCATGATGGATAACGTATCCAATCTGACATCCCCCAACAACATCAGTGATACACTGACGGCAAATGCGGTTGCGACCAATCACAAGACTGTCGGAAACTATATCAGATATCTGTGCGATGCGTATGTTTTCTATGGAGTACGCCGATATGACATCCGTGGAAAGAAATACCTGAAGACTTCTGTGAAATACTATCTGAGTGATACCGGCATACGCTTTGCCAGACTTGGCAGGCGGAATCTTGATTATGGCCGGATGTATGAAAATATTGTCTGCATCGAACTGATGCGGCGTGGCTTCGAGGTTTACGTTGGAAAGCTGTATCAGAAAGAAGTGGATTTTGTTGCAGTCCGCGGCGATGAAAAGATGTATATCCAGGTAAGTGACGATATATCGCGGCCGGAGACCTTTGAACGTGAGTATGATCCCCTGCTTAAGATCAAAGATGCGTATCCCAAGCTTATTCTGGCCAATACCAGGCATGAGACCTATGACTATGAAGGTATCAGGATTCATAATTTATCAGACTGGCTGCTGAAGATTGAATAAAGGCAGCAAGAGAGTGATGGAATTAAGCAAATCGTTGTTTATAGAGGTGTTGAACTTGGATATTAGAAGAACAAAATCGTATTATGAACAGATAAGCAATCATGACTTATGCGACTGTACATATTGTCAAAACTATGTCCGTGAAATCAAAGCAACCTATCCGGAAATTGCTGAATATCTTTTTTCGTTAGGAATTGATATAGAAAAACCGTTTGAAACAATGCCTCTTGAACCAGATGAAACGGGGTATATCGAGTATATATCTGCCCAATATATCGTTTGTGGAGAGCCTGATGATTTTGTCAAAACAGTCATAGGTTCTGTAAATGTGGATGTCGCTGGTGCTCATCCGTCAACACAGATAAATGAAGCTCATTTCGTTATTGAAATATACCCTGTTCGGTTAAAGTGGGTAATGTAGACAAATTCCCGTTTGCAGATTCGGCTTCAAAGTACACACT
This genomic window contains:
- a CDS encoding ATP-binding protein is translated as MKYIERPEYMQRLLDLMGTPDIKIITGVRRSGKSELMKAYIRRIREMQPEANIIFVDFFDLKYEGLKEYHTLYDYIESHYAAGKQNYVFVDEVQLCDRFELAINSLHSSRKYDLYITGSNAFLLSSDLTTLFTGRYIEIHVFPFSFAEFCRYYAEEQDKAKLFDEYVIKGGLAGSYEYRTERDRTNYIRDVYDTIINRDLVTKYHLPDTTMLEHLAEFMMDNVSNLTSPNNISDTLTANAVATNHKTVGNYIRYLCDAYVFYGVRRYDIRGKKYLKTSVKYYLSDTGIRFARLGRRNLDYGRMYENIVCIELMRRGFEVYVGKLYQKEVDFVAVRGDEKMYIQVSDDISRPETFEREYDPLLKIKDAYPKLILANTRHETYDYEGIRIHNLSDWLLKIE